A portion of the Leptidea sinapis chromosome 27, ilLepSina1.1, whole genome shotgun sequence genome contains these proteins:
- the LOC126972912 gene encoding lipase 1-like — protein sequence MSEALGYELNEHEVITEDGYVLKLFHHPGTDKRRKPVLLLHGIIDSAETFLVRGKTSLVGALIGAGYSVWSGNVRGSRYGRNHVSLNPDRDKMFWDFSFHEIGHYDLPALIDFVVNKTGHPQVCAIGHSLGNSVFYVLGSTRPEYNDKISVLIALSPVCFIHHVKPPISALALSGPWLSYIFELIGNEEVFGDHTKLKMLLRAIFESDIGYDFFTRGMISQITGSDPEELELDFFPTVLAHYPTGTSRKNLVHLYQGYLLMNFSYFDYGINNMKVYESAFPPKYDLSKVKMRIVLFAGKNDRLSTIPDVKLLYKILPNAEYFIVPHQKLNHVDTVWGRNMAKYLFPHIMKVLDKML from the coding sequence ATGTCTGAGGCATTGGGATACGAATTAAATGAACACGAAGTAATCACAGAAGATGGATATGTTTTGAAACTGTTTCATCATCCAGGAACCGATAAGAGAAGAAAACCAGTTTTATTACTGCATGGAATCATTGATTCTGCCGAAACATTTCTGGTTCGAGGAAAAACATCATTGGTAGGAGCTCTTATTGGAGCTGGCTACAGCGTCTGGTCCGGCAACGTTAGAGGAAGCCGCTACGGGAGGAACCATGTAAGCTTAAATCCTGATAGGGATAAAATGTTTTGGGATTTCTCTTTTCATGAAATTGGTCACTATGACCTACCAGCTCTGATTGACTTCGTCGTTAACAAAACCGGACATCCACAAGTATGCGCTATTGGACACTCGCTAGGTAACTCGGTGTTTTATGTGTTAGGGTCCACGAGACCCGAGTATAATGACAAGATTTCAGTGCTAATAGCTCTATCGCCTGTATGTTTCATTCATCACGTGAAGCCACCTATATCTGCACTGGCACTATCAGGACCATGGTTATCTTATATATTTGAACTAATCGGAAATGAAGAAGTTTTTGGAGATCACACAAAGCTTAAGATGCTATTGAGAGCAATATTTGAAAGCGATATTGGCTACGATTTCTTTACTCGTGGTATGATCTCGCAGATTACTGGTTCAGATCCAGAAGAGCTCGAGCTGGATTTCTTTCCCACCGTTCTTGCTCATTATCCCACGGGCACTTCGAGAAAAAACTTGGTTCATTTGTATCAGGGGTATCTCTTAATGAACTTTTCCTACTTCGACTACGGGATAAATAATATGAAGGTGTATGAATCTGCGTTCCCTCCAAAGTACGATCTCAGCAAGGTGAAGATGAGAATAGTATTGTTTGCCGGAAAGAACGACCGTCTATCTACAATTCCagatgtaaaattattgtataaaatattaccaaACGCTGAGTACTTTATTGTGCCGCATCAAAAGCTTAATCATGTTGATACGGTTTGGGGTAGAAATATGGCCAAATATTTGTTTCCACATATTATGAAGGTGCTGGATAAAATGTTGTAA